The nucleotide sequence CCCAGCGTCATTTGATGGTACTGCGACCTCCTTGCAAGGAGGGTGGTGACAACCGCAATACCGAAACTCCCTCCCAGGTTCCGCATCAAATTCATCAGCCCTGTCCCGTTGCCTATCTGATCCTTTGGAAGGTAAGAAAGCGAAACGACGTTAATGGGGATAAAAAGAAATGCCAGTCCGAACCCCTGGATAATCCGGGGCCAGGTAATCGTCCAGAAATCGGCGTTCAAATTGAAATGGGACATTTGAAAGAGGGAGGTGGCTGTAATAAAGAGGCCGAGGGTCACCATGAGCCTCGTATCGATGATCCCGACAAACCTTCCGACGAAAGGCATGATCAGTAAAACCGAAATCCCGCCGGGGGTAAGGACAAGGCCGCTCTGCATCGCCGAGTAGCCCATAAGGGTCTGAACATAGATCGGCAGAAGGGCGAGCGAACTGTAGAGGACAAACCCGAGAACAAACATCAGCAGAACGCCCGAGGTTAAGTTCCGGTCTTTAAAGAGGCGGAGCTGAAGTACAGGGTTTTTGTTCTTTAACTCCCAGATTAAAAAGAGCAACAGCGCAAAAACCGTGACGAACGATAACGTGATGATCCATGAAGAATCGAACCACGCTTCTCTTTCTCCTTTATCCAGGATGATTTGCAGGGCGCCCAAACCTGTTGCGAGGAGCCCCAGGCCGATATAATCGACATTTTTAAAAAGGCTCTTTTTAAAATGAGGAGGGTCCTCCACAAAGGTCTGGACCAGAAATAGCGATAAAACCCCGATCGGGATATTGATAAAGAATATCCATCTCCAGGAAAAGTTATCGGTGATCCACCCTCCCAGGGTCGGCCCGATGATCGGCGCAAAAACCACCCCCATCCCGTAAATCGCCATTCCCATTCCCTGTTTTTCTCTCGGGAAGGCGTCAAACAAGATCGCCTGAGAGACCGGCTGCAGGGCGCCTCCTCCAATGCCCTGAAGGACTCTGAAAAAGACGAGCATCGGAAGGCTGGGGGCGAAGCCGCAAAGGGCCGAACTGACCGCGAACAAAAAAATGCAGATCAAAAGAAACCTTTTCCGTCCGATCAGGCTTGAAAACCACCCGGAGACCGGGAGAATGATGGCATTCGAAACCAGATAAGAGGTGAGGATCCAGGTGCTCTCATCAATCCCCGCGGATAAGGCCCCCGCGATATGAGGGAGCGCGACATTCGCCACGGTGGTGTCGAGAACCTCCATAAAGGTCCCCAGCATGACCGAAAGGGCAATGATAAAAGGGTTTGTTTTATTCTGGACGGAAGGTGAAGTCATCTTTTCTCAGGAAGGAATATGAACGGAGGCGCTGACATTCATCCCGGGACGGAGGACCGCCTCGGGATGATCTTTTAAATCCTTTTCGTTCAACAGGATCTTGACGGGCACCCTCTGGACCACTTTAACAAAATTCCCGGAGGCATTTTCAGGCGGAAGAAGGGAAAACCGCGCCCCTGTGCCGGCGGAAATAGAGTCGACTTTGCCATGGAAGACGATCCCCGGATAAGAGTCGACGGTCAGGGTGGCCTCCTGCCCGGAGCGCATCCGGCCTGTCTGGGTTTCCTTGAAATTGGCCAGAACCCAGAGATTCGTCAGCGGAACAATGGCCATGAGGGATTGGCCGGTTTGGACCCATTGTCCGGGTTGAACATTTTTTTTGGTGACCCTCCCCGCGACGGGGGAGACGATATGGGTGTATGAAAGCTGGAGTTCCGCATTGTTCAGATTGGCTTCGGCTTCGGCGACTTTAGCTTCGGCAAGCCTGACCTGGGCTTTTACGGAGACAATCTGCTGTTCGAGCGCTTTGAGCTTTGAAGCATTGGAGGCGTTTGCCCGCTCCGCTTCTTCAAGCTGTTGATGGGAGATTTCATCATTTTCAGCCAGAGGCTTATACCGTCTGAGGTCGCTCAGGGATTTCTGGTAATTGGCTCGTGAGGCGTCGCTTTCTGAAATATATTGCTGGACCTGTGATAGAGCGGCGAACAAGGTGGCGCTGGCGGCCTGGAGAGCGGCTTTGACCTGTTCGACATGAATTTCGTAATCCCGGCTTTCAATCGTCATTAAAGGGGCTCCCGGCTGGACCTCCTGGTTGTCTTTGACCAGAACCTGAGCGATGTATCCCGGAACTTTGGGAATAACCGGATAGATGTCTCCCTCGATCTGGGCGTCATCGGTGGTCATGAAGGTTTGAGAGCGCTGATAATAATAGACTCCCCAGAGAACGCCCCCAAGGATCAGTAGAAAAAGAATGGATAATTTAATTTTTTTATTCACAAATTTTCCTTCCTTTTAGGGTAACTGGGAAAAGAAATAATCCATCTGACCCGTCACATAATAATATTTCACAATGCCTGCCTGAACCTGAAACCGGGCTTCGACCAGAGCTTCTCTCGCTTCGGTCAGGGAAGTCTGGGTCGTCACCAGCTCAATGTGGGTTCCGATCCCGTTTTCAAACCGGTGCTGGGCCAGGAGAAGCTCTTTCTCGGCCAGAGAGAGCCGTTCTTTGACGACCTCCAGCTGTTTTCTGACCGTGCTCAGGGCGTTGTAAATTTGCCGGACTTCGAGCTCAATCTGTGAAGCCGACTCTCTGGTTTTAAATTGCTCCTGCCGGAGCTGGCTCATGACGGCATCTTCTTTTGCCTTCCGGCTCTGGCCGTCATAAAGGGGCAAATTGAGCGTGATCCCGAAGGTATGAGTGGGAAAAGCATCTGTCACTCCATTCCCGATTTCGCCGTAATCGGCAAAAAGATTAATGGAAGGATATTTTTCTCCGGAGGCCGCTTTAAATTGAATCTCTTTGACTCTCTCTCTTTGAGATTGAATGGCGGCCTCTTTTCTCTTCAACAAAGCGGTCTGAATACTCTCTTTAAGTTCCGGAAAGTCCTGACCGGACAGGTCATGGTCGTCCAGAGAGAGGTTTTCTCCCTGTTGAACCCCGATCTGTTTTTGCAAAACGAGGATGGCATCGCTTTTCTGAGTCAGGGTGGTAATCAGCCGTTGACGGTCTTCGGCCAGTTTCACTCTGGCCCGGGTGACATCAAGAATCGTCCCGATACCGGAACTCTTTTGATGTTCGGCAAATTTAAGGAGCTCCTCGGATAAGTCGACATTGGCCTGATCGGCCTGCACGGCCGATTCGTTCCGGAGCGTATTGAGGAACAGAACGGTGGTCTGATAAAAAAGATCGCTCTCGGCCTGGCTCAACTCCAATTCCGCAACCCGGGTCTCTTCACCGGCGGCATAAACCTGGTTTAAAAGGCTGAGGTTCAGGAGGGTTTCATTCAAAGTCAACCGGGCGTCGAACGTGCTGAAGGGGCCAACTTTATCGGGTGCGCCGGGAAAAGAAACCCCCTGGGCTTTTAAGTTCCGGGTGGCGTCCATTCCGGAGACATTCAGGGAAAGTCTTGGGAGAAAAGAGGATCGGCTTCCCAGGCGGAGAGAGGCCTTCTCGATGACCTTTTGTTTTCCGATAGAGACCCTGGCGCTGTTTTTCAGACTTAGTTCAAGGGCGTTTTTCAGGGAAAGCCGGGGAGGCTCTCCTCCTTGAGTCTGACTTTGGGCATCCATCACCTGAAGAGGAAAGAAGATCAACAGGGTGAAGGCCGGGATGAAAAATAATTTTGCTGTCATTTTATTTCTTAAAAGTTAATGGTCTTTTTTTAATAGCTGTTCCCATTGACGGCTTTCAAATAATTCCCTGACTTTTCGTAAAACGTTCGCCGTGTTCTTCAGCTCTTTTTCGGAAGAATTCATTTTGATCTGTTCGAGGAGCTCAATCTCTCTCTGGGCCATGGCATCGAGAAATTCTTTTCCCTTCGGGGTCAAACTGACCAGAGGAGAGCGCCTGTGAGCCGGATTTTCAACGAACTCGACAAAATTCCCTTTGGCCAGTTGATTAATCAAGGTCTGAATGTACTGGCGGGAAACCGGCCGGGCACGGGCCAACCGGGGAACGGTCTGCGGTCCGAGGCGGTCAAGGATTTTCAGGATCCCCCGTTTTGGGCCCGATGTTTCTCCCTGATGGTGAATTTGCTCCGCGACGACCTTTAAGCGGTAAAAAAGCGAGACTGTTTCATTAATGACCGACTCCAGAGGGGAGTCCCCAGGGGGGATGGATGGATCCATCTTTCTTTTTTTGGAATTTGCGGTTATCTTCAATGAGCCCAATCGGGTTAAGAATTCATGTGGATGATAAAAAAAGTTACCACCCCAAACCCATATTGTCAATTTAATTGTCAATATGACAAGTTTATTTACATGATGACCTTCCGATATTATTTTTAAAGGAATCTATTCCAATCTGACAAGATTTATATTAAAATAAACGACCTTCAATCAATGCCGGGGTGGTCACTGAGCTTGCTGCGCGAAGTGGTTCTGCAACGCAGCCAGGTTTTATCAGTAGTAGTTTTTCTTATACAGTCGTTTTAATCAATGCCGAAGTGGTGGAATTGGTAGACACGCTAGGTTCAGGGTCTAGTGGGGGTGACCCCGTGGGGGTTCGAGTCCCCCCTTCGGCACCATTTAAATTTTAATAAAATCAATAGCTTAGATGTTTTATAGTATCGATTTTTTGAGGCCCCAAAGAGGCCCCAGAACCACGATATTAATTAATCAAACCACGGTCTATTTTATCTGCATAGTCTTCCCCCCAAATATCCCCCTGTGATCTCATTCCGTTTCAAGAGCAATCGAAATAGAGTTTCTGTGGATTTTTAAATTAAAGGTTTATATTTTTTCATTTAGAGTTCTTTTCCGATGGTGGCAATAATTCGAGCCTTAAGTTTCTTTATAAAGGCAAAACGGATATTTACAGGAACAGAATACTGCAACAGTCAGCTTCTCCCCAAAGCCCACAATCATAAGTGGATTTTCCCTTGCGAGAGTGTTAATTTTAATGACAATTTAAGTCAGAAGTAATTCCGGGCAAGAAAAGGATCAGGGCCTGAAAATCTGAGATTGGATTCTTCATGCTATTCCGATCTCTCAGGAAAACAGGATGAAAGAAGAACTAGAACTGCGTACTCTTGTGCGAGAACTCGTAAATATTCCCAAAGAAACAGAATGGGTTGAGTTTAAACATAACAATTCAGACCCCAATGAAATAGGTGAGTATATTTCGGCTCTATCTAATTCGGCTGCCTTGTATGGGAAGTCGTGTGCTTATATTCTCTGGGGAGTTGATGACAGATCGCGGCAGATCATTGGCACAACATTTTGTCCCAGAGAAGCGAAAGTTGGGAATGAAGAGTTAGAAAATTGGCTTTTAACACAATTAGATCCCAGTATTGACGTACGTATTCGTGAAGGGGAAATAGATAGTAAATCGATAGTTCTTTTTGAAATCCAACCCGCTTTTAGCAGGCCGGTCCGGTTTAGGGGAGTAGAATTTGTTCGTATAGGGAGCTATAAGAAAAAACTCCAGGACCACCCTGAAAAAGAACGGCAACTCTGGCAAATATTCCAGCGGACCTCTTTTGAAATAGGTGTTGCTGTAGAAAATGTTACCTCCGACGATGTTCTTTCTCTTATTGACTATCCGAATTATTTCCGATTAATGGACCAGCCGTTACCGGATAATCGGAATGCCATTCTTGAGCGGTTAATCTCTGAGAAAATGATATTTCCAATGCCCGGAAGCCG is from Nitrospirota bacterium and encodes:
- a CDS encoding MarR family transcriptional regulator, whose amino-acid sequence is MDPSIPPGDSPLESVINETVSLFYRLKVVAEQIHHQGETSGPKRGILKILDRLGPQTVPRLARARPVSRQYIQTLINQLAKGNFVEFVENPAHRRSPLVSLTPKGKEFLDAMAQREIELLEQIKMNSSEKELKNTANVLRKVRELFESRQWEQLLKKDH
- a CDS encoding DHA2 family efflux MFS transporter permease subunit; its protein translation is MTSPSVQNKTNPFIIALSVMLGTFMEVLDTTVANVALPHIAGALSAGIDESTWILTSYLVSNAIILPVSGWFSSLIGRKRFLLICIFLFAVSSALCGFAPSLPMLVFFRVLQGIGGGALQPVSQAILFDAFPREKQGMGMAIYGMGVVFAPIIGPTLGGWITDNFSWRWIFFINIPIGVLSLFLVQTFVEDPPHFKKSLFKNVDYIGLGLLATGLGALQIILDKGEREAWFDSSWIITLSFVTVFALLLFLIWELKNKNPVLQLRLFKDRNLTSGVLLMFVLGFVLYSSLALLPIYVQTLMGYSAMQSGLVLTPGGISVLLIMPFVGRFVGIIDTRLMVTLGLFITATSLFQMSHFNLNADFWTITWPRIIQGFGLAFLFIPINVVSLSYLPKDQIGNGTGLMNLMRNLGGSFGIAVVTTLLARRSQYHQMTLG
- a CDS encoding HlyD family secretion protein, whose product is MNKKIKLSILFLLILGGVLWGVYYYQRSQTFMTTDDAQIEGDIYPVIPKVPGYIAQVLVKDNQEVQPGAPLMTIESRDYEIHVEQVKAALQAASATLFAALSQVQQYISESDASRANYQKSLSDLRRYKPLAENDEISHQQLEEAERANASNASKLKALEQQIVSVKAQVRLAEAKVAEAEANLNNAELQLSYTHIVSPVAGRVTKKNVQPGQWVQTGQSLMAIVPLTNLWVLANFKETQTGRMRSGQEATLTVDSYPGIVFHGKVDSISAGTGARFSLLPPENASGNFVKVVQRVPVKILLNEKDLKDHPEAVLRPGMNVSASVHIPS
- a CDS encoding TolC family protein; amino-acid sequence: MTAKLFFIPAFTLLIFFPLQVMDAQSQTQGGEPPRLSLKNALELSLKNSARVSIGKQKVIEKASLRLGSRSSFLPRLSLNVSGMDATRNLKAQGVSFPGAPDKVGPFSTFDARLTLNETLLNLSLLNQVYAAGEETRVAELELSQAESDLFYQTTVLFLNTLRNESAVQADQANVDLSEELLKFAEHQKSSGIGTILDVTRARVKLAEDRQRLITTLTQKSDAILVLQKQIGVQQGENLSLDDHDLSGQDFPELKESIQTALLKRKEAAIQSQRERVKEIQFKAASGEKYPSINLFADYGEIGNGVTDAFPTHTFGITLNLPLYDGQSRKAKEDAVMSQLRQEQFKTRESASQIELEVRQIYNALSTVRKQLEVVKERLSLAEKELLLAQHRFENGIGTHIELVTTQTSLTEAREALVEARFQVQAGIVKYYYVTGQMDYFFSQLP